A stretch of Saccharomyces eubayanus strain FM1318 chromosome I, whole genome shotgun sequence DNA encodes these proteins:
- the CYC3 gene encoding holocytochrome c synthase CYC3 has product MGWFWADQKNTTKSAACGAASASASASAPASAPSECPVMHKSSSSECPVMQADTEQINPLNNMPELTAARQPGQKLDLPADRTVSSIPKSPDSNEFWEYPSPQQMYNAMVRKGKIGDSADVAEDAVESMVQVHNFLNEGCWQEVLDWEQPHTDQSHVQPKLLKFMGKPGVLSPRARWMHLCGLLFPSRFSQELPFDRHDWIVLRGERSEHQQQPTFKEVRYVLDFYGGPDDENGMPTFHVDVRPALDSLDNARDRMARFVDRIKPDPSSSSSSRAP; this is encoded by the coding sequence ATGGGTTGGTTTTGGGCTGATCAGAAAAATACTACCAAGAGCGCAGCCTGTGGTGCTGCATCTGCATCTGCATCTGCATCTGCACCTGCATCTGCACCATCAGAGTGCCCAGTCATGCACAAGTCGTCATCGTCCGAGTGCCCTGTCATGCAAGCAGACACAGAGCAGATAAACCCGCTCAACAACATGCCCGAGCTCACCGCCGCCAGGCAGCCTGGCCAGAAGCTCGACCTGCCCGCCGACCGCACCGTATCCAGCATCCCGAAGAGCCCGGACAGCAACGAGTTCTGGGAGTATCCCTCTCCGCAGCAGATGTACAACGCAATGGTCAGAAAGGGTAAGATAGGCGATAGCGCTGACGTGGCCGAGGACGCCGTAGAGTCAATGGTGCAGGTCCACAACTTTCTCAACGAAGGGTGCTGGCAGGAGGTCCTCGACTGGGAGCAACCGCACACGGACCAGAGCCACGTGCAGCCCAAACTACTCAAGTTCATGGGCAAACCGGGTGTTCTGAGCCCTCGCGCCCGCTGGATGCACCTATGCGGCCTACTCTTCCCCTCCCGCTTCAGCCAAGAATTGCCCTTCGACAGGCACGACTGGATAGTGCTGCGAGGCGAGCGCAGCGAGCACCAACAGCAGCCGACCTTCAAAGAAGTCAGATACGTCCTCGACTTCTACGGAGGACCCGACGACGAGAACGGAATGCCCACGTTCCACGTCGACGTCCGCCCGGCCCTGGACAGCCTGGACAATGCGAGGGACCGCATGGCCCGTTTCGTCGACCGAATCAAGCCGGATCCGtcctcgtcatcatcgtccCGGGCCCCTTAA
- the CDC24 gene encoding Rho family guanine nucleotide exchange factor CDC24 yields MVVQARFASGTSLPDLKPKSTSTSISIPMQNVMNRPVTEQDSLYHICANIQRRLEALPQLKPFLQLAYQSSEVLSERQSLLLSQKQNQELLKSNDTNRDSSDMAPTLRSSSISTATSLMSMEGISYTNSNPSTNSNMEDTLLTFSMGILPITRDCDPVTQLSQLFQQGAPLCIVFNSVKPQFKLPVIASDDVKVCKKSIYDFILGCKKHFAFNDEELFTISDVFANSTSQLVKVVEVVETLLNSSPNIFPSRDKTQQTLTAENQQHLQQQIPSKKHIEYVKIIKEFVATERKYVHDLEILDKYRQQLLDSDLITSEELYMLFPNLSDAIDFQRRFLVSLEINALVEPSKQRTGALFMHSKHFFKLYEPWSIGQNAAIEFLTSTLNKMRSDESQKFIINNKLELQSFLYKPVQRLCRYPLLIKELVAYSSDDNNTRELEAALDISKNIARSINENQRRTENHQVVKKLYGRVVNWKGYRISKFGELLYFDKVFISTTNNSTEPEREFEVYLFEKIIILFSEVIAKKSTSSLMLKKKSSASASMSNSGAMDNNNSPHHNYHKRHSNSSSSNNIHLSSSSAAAIINSNINGGDNNSNNSSSSSLFNIYTNEPKLDLRGRIMIMNLNQIIPQNNRSLNITWESIKEQGNFLLKFKNEETRDNWSSCLQQLIHDLKNEQFKARHHSTTSTSSTAKSSLLMSPTGTMTTPNHHNSRHTHDSMASYSSSHMKRVSDVLPKRRTTSSSFESEIKSISENFKNSIPESSILLRISYNSTTNVNNTEIFTLLVEKVWSFDDLIAAINSKISNTHNSSALPINKVKYQDEDGDFVILGSEEDWNVAKEMLAENNEKFLNIRLS; encoded by the coding sequence ATGGTGGTCCAAGCCCGTTTTGCCTCGGGCACCTCGTTGCCAGACTTGAAACCAAAATCTACTTCCACTTCCATATCCATACCCATGCAAAATGTCATGAACAGGCCCGTTACCGAACAGGACTCCCTTTACCACATATGCGCCAACATCCAGAGAAGGCTCGAGGCTCTGCCTCAGCTGAAGCCGTTTTTACAATTGGCCTACCAGTCAAGCGAAGTCCTGAGCGAAAGACAGTCTCTTCTGTTGTCTCAGAAGCAGAATCAAGAGCTTCTCAAGTCCAACGATACGAATAGAGACAGTAGCGACATGGCACCCACGTTGCGGTCGAGCTCCATCTCCACAGCCACAAGTCTAATGTCGATGGAGGGCATATCGTACACGAATTCCAACCCGTCTACAAACTCTAACATGGAGGACACACTGCTGACTTTCAGTATGGGCATCCTGCCCATTACCAGGGACTGTGACCCTGTGACGCAGCTGTCCCAATTGTTCCAACAGGGCGCTCCTCTGTGTATAGTGTTCAACTCGGTGAAACCGCAGTTCAAGCTGCCCGTCATAGCCTCTGATGATGTGAAAGTATGTAAAAAATCCATCTACGATTTCATTTTGGGCTGCAAGAAACATTTTGCATTTAACGATGAAGAGCTCTTTACTATCTCTGATGTGTTTGCCAATTCGACCTCCCAATTGGTCAAAGTGGTGGAGGTAGTGGAAACGCTACTGAATTCCAGTCCAAATATCTTTCCCTCCAGAGACAAAACACAGCAAACCTTGACTGCAGAAAATCAACAGCATCTTCAACAGCAGattccttcaaaaaaacatattGAGTACGTTAAGATTATCAAAGAATTCGTCGCAACAGAAAGAAAGTACGTTCATGATTTAGAGATTTTGGACAAGTATAGACAACAGCTATTGGACAGTGACCTGATCACGTCTGAAGAGCTTTATATGTTGTTCCCCAACTTGAGTGACGCGAtagattttcaaagaagatttttAGTATCCCTGGAGATCAATGCTCTAGTAGAACCTTCTAAGCAGAGAACCGGTGCTCTTTTCATGCATTCcaaacattttttcaagctttATGAGCCTTGGTCCATTGGTCAAAATGCGGCCATCGAGTTTCTTACTTCCACTTTAAACAAAATGAGATCTGATGAATCGCAGAAGTTCATAATCAACAATAAACTAGAATTGCAGTCTTTCCTCTACAAACCGGTGCAACGGCTCTGCAGGTATCCTCTATTGATTAAGGAATTGGTGGCTTACTCTAGTGATGACAACAATACAAGAGAACTGGAAGCTGCCTTGGATATCTCCAAGAATATCGCAAGGAGTATCAACGagaaccaaagaagaactgaaaaTCACCAAGTGgtaaaaaaactttatgGTAGAGTGGTAAATTGGAAGGGCTATAGAATCTCTAAGTTTGGTGAATTATTGTACTTCGATAAAGTGTTCATTTCCACAACAAACAATTCTACGGAACCTGAAAGAGAATTCGAAgtttatctttttgaaaaaattatcatatTGTTTTCAGAAGTAATAGCTAAGAAATCCACATCATCACTAATgctcaagaaaaaatcttccGCCTCAGCATCAATGTCCAACTCGGGAGCAATGgacaacaataacagtCCTCACCATAATTATCATAAGAGACACAGCaatagtagtagtagtaataatatCCATTTATCGTCTTCGTCAGCAGCGGCAATAATAAATTCCAATATCAACGGCGGTGATAACAATTCCAACAattcatcgtcatcttcattattcAATATATACACCAATGAACCTAAACTGGATCTGAGAGGTAGAATTATGATAATGAATCTAAACCAAATTATACCACAAAACAACAGATCATTAAACATTACGTGGGAATCCATAAAAGAGCAAGGAAATTTCCTTTTaaagttcaaaaatgaagaaacgAGAGATAATTGGTCATCTTGCCTACAACAATTGATCCacgatttgaaaaatgagcAGTTCAAGGCAAGACACCACTCTACGACATCCACATCATCTACAGCTAAATCATCTTTGCTTATGTCACCCACAGGGACCATGACTACGCCAAATCACCATAATAGTCGTCATACCCATGATAGCATGGCGTCTTACTCTAGTTCCCATATGAAGAGGGTCTCTGATGTTTTACCTAAACGTAGAACTACTTCATCAAGTTTCGAAAGCGAAATCAAATCCATTTcagaaaatttcaaaaattccatCCCAGAATCTTCTATACTTCTAAGGATATCATATAACAGTACTACCAACGTTAACAACACCGAAATCTTTACGCTTTTAGTAGAAAAGGTATGGAGTTTCGATGATTTGATAGCCGCTATTAACTCTAAAATATCGAATACCCATAATAGTTCTGCTTTGCCCATCAATAAGGTTAAGTACCAAGACGAAGATGGAGACTTTGTTATACTTGGCAGTGAGGAGGACTGGAATGTTGCTAAGGAAATGTTGGCAGAAAACAACGAGAAATTTTTAAACATTCGTTTGAGTTGA
- the CLN3 gene encoding cyclin CLN3, with protein sequence MAILKDTIVRYANASYAPAAAAAATTTTTTTAYPNLSLLLQKRRSIANAKSKNSNLVKRELQSHHSAISEYNNDQLNHYFQLSQTEKPLYSLTNFTSQPQVNPKMRFLIFDFIMYCHTRLNLSTSTLFLTFTILDKYSSRFIIKSYNYQLLSLTALWISSKFWDSKNRMATLKVLQNLCCNQYSIKQFTSMEMHLFKSLDWSICQSATFDSFIDIFLFQSTSPLLSTPTLSAPLEAFIQQKLALLNDAAGTAINKSSPQGPAFNINEIKLGAIMLCELASFNLELSFKYDRSLIALGAINLIKLSLNYYNSNVWENFDLAPEGPAQDLDISLSEISNLLLDIAMDQDSFPSSFKSKYLNHNKASPAKSLLDALQNYCVQLKLEEFYRSQELETMYSNIFAQSFEDDPLACVYPNTTTPKSATASSSAATDYFSDHTHIRRLTKENISTPFAFTPTSSSSSPSPFTSPYKTSSSMTTPDSAYHHAHSNSFSSTQYSFKRSLSIPQNSNIFWPSPLTPTTPSLMSNRKLLQNLPMRSKRLMPIRPMVSAHSYAAPTHLKKRSTSSTDCDFNDGSNLKKTR encoded by the coding sequence ATGGCCATATTGAAAGACACCATAGTTAGATACGCTAACGCGAGCTATGCACccgctgctgctgctgctgccacGACCACGACCACGACCACAGCATATCCAAACCTGTCCCTGCTCTTGCAAAAGAGACGGTCTATTGCCAACGCCAAGTCGAAAAACTCCAACCTCGTGAAAAGAGAACTGCAATCGCACCATTCGGCCATCAGCGAGTACAACAATGACCAATTGAACCATTACTTCCAACTTTCGCAAACGGAAAAACCGCTGTACAGCCTGACCAACTTCACGTCTCAGCCGCAGGTCAACCCGAAAATGCGGTTCCTGATCTTCGACTTCATCATGTACTGCCACACACGACTCAATCTCTCGACGTCCACTCTGTTCCTCACGTTCACCATCCTGGACAAGTACTCCTCGCgcttcatcatcaagaGCTACAATTACCAGCTCCTGTCGCTTACCGCGCTGTGGATCTCATCCAAGTTCTGGGACTCCAAGAACAGAATGGCCACGTTGAAAGTCTTGCAGAACTTGTGTTGCAACCAATATTCCATAAAACAGTTCACCTCCATGGAAATGCATCTCTTCAAATCCCTCGACTGGTCCATCTGCCAGTCCGCTACATTCGACTCGTTCATCGATATATTCCTGTTCCAGTCCACGTCCCCATTGCTGTCTACCCCCACGCTCTCTGCCCCCTTGGAAGCTTTCATTCAACAGAAACTGGCCTTATTAAACGATGCTGCTGGTACTGCTATTAATAAATCCTCGCCTCAGGGCCCCGCTTTTAACatcaatgaaataaaactgGGCGCCATCATGTTGTGCGAATTGGCTTCCTTCAACCTCGAACTATCATTTAAGTATGATCGTTCCTTAATTGCGCTGGGTGCAATTAACCTCATCAAGTTGTCTTTAAACTACTACAATTCAAACGTTTGGGAGAATTTCGATTTGGCTCCGGAGGGACCCGCCCAGGATCTCGACATCAGCTTATCCGAGATTTCAAACTTGCTATTGGACATCGCCATGGACCAAGATTCCTTCCCCTCCAGCTTCAAATCGAAATACCTAAACCATAATAAGGCCTCCCCGGCAAAATCCCTCTTGGACGCATTACAGAACTATTGCGTTCAGTTGAAATTGGAGGAATTCTACCGTTCCCAAGAACTGGAAACCATGTACAGTAACATCTTTGCTCAATCCTTCGAGGACGACCCATTAGCTTGCGTCTATCCGAATACCACCACCCCAAAGAGCGCCACTGCTTCTTCCTCCGCCGCCACAGATTATTTCTCAGATCATACTCATATAAGAAGATTAACCAAAGAGAACATCTCTACGCCCTTTGCATTCACCCCaacatcatcttcgtcctcCCCATCCCCATTCACTTCTCCTTACAAGACTTCAAGCTCTATGACAACCCCAGATTCTGCATATCATCACGCCCATTCGAATTCGTTCTCGTCCACTCaatattctttcaaaagatcgTTGAGTATTCCACAAAACTCAAACATCTTTTGGCCAAGCCCACTAACCCCCACCACACCGTCTCTTATGTCAAACAGAAAGTTGCTACAAAATTTACCGATGCGCTCAAAAAGATTAATGCCCATCAGACCCATGGTCAGTGCACACTCATACGCTGCCCCTACACACctaaagaaaagatcaacTTCATCCACGGATTGTGATTTCAATGATGGTAGTAACCTCAAGAAAACTCGCTGA
- the RBG1 gene encoding GTP-binding protein RBG1, whose protein sequence is MSTTVEKIKAVEDEMARTQKNKATSFHLGQLKAKLAKLRRELLTSASSGSGGGAGVGFDVARTGVASVGFVGFPSVGKSTLLSKLTGTESEVAEYEFTTLVTVPGVIRYKGAKIQMLDLPGIIDGAKDGRGRGKQVIAVARTCNLLFIILDVNKPLLHKQIIEKELEGVGIRLNKSPPDILIKKKEKGGISITNTVPLTHLGTDEIRAVMGEYRINSAEIAIRCDATVDDLIDVLEASSRRYMPAVYALNKIDSLSLEELELLYRIPNAVPISSGQDWNLDELLQVMWDRLNLVRIYTKPKGQIPDFTDPVVLRSDHCSVKDFCNQIHKSLVDDFRNALVFGSSVKHQPQYVGLNHVLEDEDVVTILKK, encoded by the coding sequence ATGTCTACcactgttgaaaaaattaaagctGTCGAGGATGAAATGGCCCGTACCCAAAAGAATAAGGCCACATCCTTCCATCTGGGTCAGTTGAAGGCCAAGCTGGCCAAGCTGAGAAGAGAACTACTAACCAGTGCCTCCTCTGGTAGCGGTGGTGGTGCTGGTGTGGGGTTTGATGTGGCCAGAACTGGGGTGGCTAGTGTGGGGTTTGTCGGGTTCCCGTCGGTGGGTAAATCCACACTATTGTCCAAGTTGACTGGTACGGAGTCTGAAGTTGCCGAGTATGAGTTTACCACGTTGGTCACCGTGCCAGGTGTTATCCGTTACAAAGGTGCCAAGATCCAAATGCTAGATTTGCCTGGTATCATCGACGGTGCTAAAGATGGTAGAGGTAGAGGTAAGCAAGTCATTGCCGTGGCCAGAACTTGTAACCTGTTATTTATCATTCTGGATGTTAACAAGCCTTTGCTCCATAAGCAAATCATTGAGAAAGAACTGGAAGGTGTGGGGATCCGTTTGAACAAGTCTCCACCTGACATtttgatcaagaagaaagaaaagggtGGTATTTCTATCACGAACACAGTTCCTTTGACCCACTTGGGGACCGACGAAATCAGAGCCGTGATGGGTGAATACAGAATAAATAGTGCAGAGATTGCCATCAGATGTGATGCGACTGTGGATGACTTGATTGATGTCCTGGAGGCCTCGTCCAGAAGGTACATGCCTGCAGTTTATGCTTTGAACAAGATCGATTCCCTATCGTTAGAAGAACTGGAGTTGCTATACAGAATCCCCAACGCGGTCCCCATCTCGTCCGGTCAAGATTGGAATTTGGATGAGTTGTTGCAAGTCATGTGGGATAGGTTGAACCTAGTCCGTATTTACACTAAACCAAAGGGCCAAATACCTGATTTTACCGATCCGGTGGTCTTAAGATCGGACCACTGTAGTGTCAAAGATTTCTGTAACCAAATCCATAAATCGTTGGTGGACGATTTCAGAAATGCTTTAGTTTTCGGTAGCAGTGTCAAGCACCAACCTCAGTATGTGGGGTTGAACCATGTTTtggaagacgaagatgtcGTTACtatcttgaagaaatga
- the FUN12 gene encoding translation initiation factor eIF5B, translating to MAKKSKKDQKNYWDEDFEEDAPQGEEIGATPTPEPESSMEVEDTSKEATEATEEDFMSALKQSKKKQEKKVTEDKKDGKPVLKSKKEKEKEKKEMEKQKKKEQAAKKKAQQQAQKEKNKELNKQNVEKAAAEKAQKSQNGDNDKPSTSTKKPAKKVPAGLAALRRQLELKKQIEEQEKFEREEEERLEKEEEERLANEEKLLEESRSAKKEKERAKREKLKAEGKLLTRKQKEEKKLLERRRAALLSSSNVKVAGLSKKEGEESKPKKVVYNKKKKRTTQEATSEAVKSDSKKDAEVIPDDIKESEDVLIDDWENLDFGEDDEEETNEETSTAQESTTNPEDHEDEDENHEGNEEEEESSQVEEIVRSTPASTPTPSSSSPNKKDLRSPICCILGHVDTGKTKLLDKVRQTNVQGGEAGGITQQIGATYFPIDAIKSKTKVMTQYEKQTFDVPGLLVIDTPGHESFSNLRSRGSSLCNIAILVIDIMHGLEQQTIESIKLLRDRKAPFIVALNKIDRLYDWKPIPNESFRASFAKQARAVQEEFQSRYSKIQLELSEQGLNSELYFQNKNMAKYVSIVPTSAVTGEGVPDLLWLLLELTQKRMSKQLMYLSHVEATVLEVKVVEGFGTTIDVILSNGYLREGDRIVLCGMNGPIVTNIRALLTPQPLRELRLKSEYVHHKEVKAALGVKIAANDLEKAVSGSRLLVVGPEDDEDELMDDVMDDLTGLLDSVDTAGRGVVVQASTLGSLEALLDFLKDMKIPVMSIGLGPVYKRDVMKASTMLEKAPEYAVMLCFDVKVDKEAEQYAEQEGIRIFNADIIYHLFDSFTAYQEKLLEERRKDFLDYAIFPCVLQTLQIINKRGPMIVGVDVLEGTLRVGTPICTVKIDPITKEKQTLLLGRVISLEINHQPVPEVKKGQTAAGVAVRLEDPSGQQPIWGRHVDESDTLYSMISRRSLDTLKDKAFRDQVARSDWLLLKKLKVVFGIE from the coding sequence ATGGcgaagaagagcaagaagGACCAAAAGAACTACTGGGACGAGGATTTCGAAGAGGACGCTCCCCAGGGCGAAGAAATCGGCGCCACACCAACCCCAGAACCGGAAAGTAGTATGGAAGTAGAAGACACTTCCAAAGAGGCTACTGAAGCCACTGAAGAGGACTTCATGTCTGCTTTGAAGCAGtccaagaagaagcaagaaaagaaggtcACCGAAGACAAGAAAGACGGTAAGCCTGTGCTGAAatccaagaaggaaaaggagaaggaaaagaaggaaatggagaagcagaagaagaaagagcaaGCTGCCAAGAAGAAGGCCCAACAGCAGGCccagaaggaaaagaataagGAGTTGAACAAGCAAAATGTCGAAAAGGCTGCTGCTGAAAAGGCCCAAAAGTCTCAGAATGGCGACAATGACAAGCCAAGCACTAGCACCAAGAAGCCCGCCAAGAAAGTGCCTGCTGGTTTGGCTGCTTTGAGACGTCAATTGGAGTTAAAGAAACAGATTGAAGAACAGGAAAAGTTCGAAagagaggaagaagaaagattggaaaaagaagaagaagaaaggttggccaacgaagaaaaattgcTTGAAGAATCCAGATCTGCCAAGAAGGAGAAGGAGAGGGCCAAGCGTGAGAAATTAAAGGCTGAAGGTAAGCTGTTGACCAGAAAGCAAAaggaggaaaagaaattgttgGAAAGAAGACGTGCTGCACTTTTGTCTTCTAGTAACGTTAAAGTTGCTGGTTTGTCTAAGAAGGAAGGCGAAGAAAGTAAACCAAAGAAGGTCGTctacaacaagaagaagaagagaacaaCCCAAGAAGCAACCTCAGAAGCCGTCAAGTCTGATTCCAAGAAGGATGCCGAAGTCATACCCGATGACATCAAAGAATCTGAGGATGTCTTGATTGACGATTGGGAGAATCTGGATTTCggtgaagacgatgaagaggaaaccAACGAGGAAACGTCTACCGCCCAAGAATCTACTACAAATCCAGAAGATcatgaagatgaagatgaaaaccACGAAggtaatgaagaagaagaagaatctaGTCAAGTGGAGGAAATTGTCAGAAGCACTCCTGCCAGTACACCAACCCCATCCAGTTCTTCcccaaacaagaaagatcTACGTTCTCCAATTTGTTGTATCTTGGGTCATGTTGATACCGGTAAGACTAAATTGTTAGATAAGGTTAGACAAACCAACGTTCAAGGTGGTGAAGCTGGTGGTATTACCCAACAAATTGGTGCCACCTATTTCCCAATCGATGCCATCAAGTCCAAGACAAAGGTCATGACTCAGTACGAAAAGCAAACTTTCGATGTTCCAGGTCTTTTGGTCATTGATACCCCAGGTCACGAATCTTTCTCCAATTTACGTTCGAGAGGTTCCTCATTGTGTAACATTGCCATTTTGGTTATTGATATTATGCATGGTTTGGAACAACAAACCATCGAGTCTATCAAACTATTAAGAGATAGAAAGGCTCCATTTATTGTTGCCTTGAATAAGATCGATAGATTATACGACTGGAAACCTATTCCAAACGAATCATTCAGAGCCTCCTTTGCAAAGCAAGCGAGAGCCGTTCAAGAAGAGTTCCAATCTAGATATTCCAAAATCCAATTAGAACTATCCGAGCAAGGTTTAAATTCAGAATTGTatttccaaaacaaaaacatgGCTAAATACGTCTCTATTGTTCCAACATCTGCCGTCACCGGTGAAGGTGTTCCAGATTTATTGTGGTTACTATTGGAATTAACCCAAAAGAGAATGTCTAAGCAATTGATGTACTTGTCTCATGTGGAAGCCACTGTTTTGGAAGTTAAAGTTGTGGAAGGTTTCGGTACCACCATTGATGTCATCTTGTCTAATGGTTACTTAAGAGAAGGTGATCGTATCGTATTATGTGGTATGAATGGCCCAATTGTAACGAATATCAGAGCCCTACTAACACCGCAACCATTGCGTGAATTACGTTTGAAGTCCGAATATGTTCATCACAAGGAAGTCAAAGCTGCTTTAGGTGTTAAGATTGCTGCTAACGATCTAGAGAAAGCCGTTTCCGGTTCTAGATTATTGGTTGTCGGTCcagaagatgacgaagatgaacTAATGGACGATGTTATGGATGATTTAACCGGGTTGCTGGATTCCGTCGACACTGCCGGTAGAGGTGTTGTTGTGCAAGCTTCCACCTTGGGTTCTTTGGAAGCCTTATTGGATTTCTTGAAGGATATGAAGATCCCTGTGATGTCTATCGGGTTAGGTCCAGTCTACAAGCGTGATGTTATGAAGGCTTCTACAATGTTAGAAAAGGCACCAGAATATGCCGTAATGTTGTGTTTCGATGTCAAAGTGGATAAGGAAGCTGAACAATATGCCGAACAAGAAGGTATTAGAATCTTTAATGCCGACATTATCTATCACTTATTCGATTCATTTACTGCATACCAAGAGAAACTATTGGAAGAACGTCGTAAAGATTTCTTAGATTATGCTATTTTCCCATGTGTCTTACAAACTTTACAAATCATCAACAAGCGTGGTCCAATGATCGTGGGTGTAGATGTTTTGGAAGGTACTCTACGTGTGGGGACTCCAATATGTACTGTTAAAATTGATCCAATCACCAAGGAAAAGCAAACTTTACTGTTGGGTAGAGTCAtttctttggaaatcaaCCATCAACCTGTTCCAGAAGTCAAGAAGGGCCAAACTGCCGCCGGTGTTGCTGTCCGTCTGGAAGATCCTTCTGGCCAACAACCTATCTGGGGTCGTCATGTTGACGAATCTGATACATTATATTCCATGATTTCAAGAAGATCTCTGGATACTTTGAAGGACAAAGCATTCAGAGACCAAGTTGCTAGATCTGATTGGCTactgttgaagaagttgaaggTCGTTTTTGGTATCGAATGA
- the CDC19 gene encoding pyruvate kinase CDC19, with protein sequence MSRLERLTSLNVVAGSDLRRTSIIGTIGPKTNNPETLVALRKAGLNIVRMNFSHGSYEYHKSVVDNARKSEELYPGRPLAIALDTKGPEIRTGTTTNDVDYPIPPNHEMIFSTDDKYAKACDDKVMFVDYKNITKVISAGKIIYVDDGVLSFEVLEVVDSKTLKVKAMNAGKICSHKGVNLPGTDVDLPALSEKDKEDLRFGVRNGVHMVFASFIRTANDVLTIREVLGEEGKDVKIIVKIENQQGVNNFDEILKVTDGVMVARGDLGIEIPAPEVLAVQKKLIAKSNLAGKPVICATQMLESMTYNPRPTRAEVSDVGNAILDGADCVMLSGETAKGNYPINAVTTMAETAVIAEQAIAYLPNYDDMRNCTPKPTSTTETVAASAVAAVFEQKAKAIIVLSTSGNTPRLVSKYRPNCPIILVTRCPRAARFSHLYRGVFPFVFEKEAVSDWTEDVEARINFGIQKAKEFGILKDNDTYVSIQGFKAGAGHSNTLQVSTV encoded by the coding sequence ATGTCTAGATTAGAAAGATTGACTTCATTGAACGTTGTTGCTGGTTCCGACTTGAGAAGAACCTCCATCATTGGTACCATCGGTCCAAAGACCAACAACCCAGAAACTTTGGTTGCTTTGAGAAAGGCTGGTTTGAACATTGTTCGTATGAACTTCTCTCACGGTTCTTACGAATACCACAAGTCTGTTGTTGACAACGCCAGAAAGTCCGAAGAATTGTACCCAGGTAGACCATTGGCTATTGCTTTGGACACCAAGGGTCCAGAAATCAGAACTGGTACCACCACCAACGATGTCGACTACCCAATCCCACCAAACCACGAAATGATCTTCTCTACCGATGACAAGTACGCTAAGGCTTGTGATGACAAGGTCATGTTCGTCGACTACAAGAACATCACCAAGGTTATCTCCGCTGGTAAAATCATCTACGTTGATGATGGTGTTTTGTCTTTCGAAGTTTTGGAAGTCGTTGACTCTAAGACTTTGAAGGTCAAGGCCATGAACGCCGGTAAGATCTGTTCCCACAAGGGTGTTAACTTGCCAGGTACCGATGTCGATTTGCCAGCTTTGTCCGAAAAGGACAAGGAAGATTTGAGATTCGGTGTCAGAAACGGTGTCCACATGGTCTTCGCTTCTTTCATCAGAACCGCCAACGATGTTTTGACCATCAGAGAAGTTTTGGGTGAAGAAGGTAAGGACGTCAAGATCATTGTCAAGATTGAAAACCAACAAGGTGTTAACAACTTCGACGAAATCTTGAAGGTCACTGACGGTGTTATGGTTGCCAGAGGTGACTTAGGTATCGAAATCCCAGCCCCAGAAGTCTTGGCCgttcaaaagaaattgatcGCTAAGTCTAACTTGGCCGGTAAGCCAGTTATCTGTGCTACCCAAATGTTGGAATCCATGACCTACAACCCAAGACCAACCAGAGCTGAAGTCTCCGATGTTGGTAACGCTATCTTGGATGGTGCTGACTGTGTTATGTTATCTGGTGAAACCGCCAAGGGTAACTACCCAATCAACGCCGTTACCACCATGGCTGAAACCGCTGTCATTGCCGAACAAGCTATTGCTTACTTGCCAAACTACGATGACATGAGAAACTGTACTCCAAAGCCAACCTCTACCACCGAAACCGTCGCTGCCTCTGCTGTCGCCGCTGTTTTCGAACAAAAGGCCAAGGCTATCATTGTCTTGTCCACTTCCGGTAACACCCCAAGATTGGTTTCCAAGTACAGACCAAACTGTCCAATCATCTTGGTCACCAGATGCCCAAGAGCCGCCAGATTCTCTCACTTGTACAGAGGTGTCTTCCCATTCGTTTTCGAAAAGGAAGCTGTCTCTGACTGGACTGAAGATGTTGAAGCCCGTATCAACTTCGGTATTCAAAAGGCTAAGGAATTCGGTATCTTGAAGGACAACGACACTTACGTCTCCATCCAAGGTTTCAAGGCCGGTGCTGGTCACTCCAACACTTTGCAAGTCTCTActgtttaa